Proteins co-encoded in one Cygnus olor isolate bCygOlo1 chromosome 6, bCygOlo1.pri.v2, whole genome shotgun sequence genomic window:
- the ZNF804A gene encoding zinc finger protein 804A, whose translation MPGGSRAGPQRPGSPGPMECYYIVISSAHLSNGHFRNIKGVFRGPLSKNGDKTLDYAEKKNTIAKALEDLKANFYCELCDKQYYKHQEFDNHINSYDHAHKQRLKELKQREFARNVASKSRKDERKQEKALQRLHKLAELRKETACAPGSGPMFKSTTVTVQDNSNDIPQNAAIDSANKQDFSCTLINDVQNCKDATSVISSTPENACSNKSDTNKFGDQVQGAQGQRVGFSFAFPKKAAVKLESSAAVFYEYNDETSTEHGFSRRSRFIPGVCNLQSPSAAEIVLCPEEKNSCFHPVVEKCTDTAEAPKTQDSKELASEESRELESPVLIPAVSHSKQLMSSDMDGHSTDGNTADVPGQTLSTVVDSTHNIPLGCSSCELLGNGTITQTVVEDCLTLQNIVEENGKDGNSEVTVETEIKNLEADPLVPSHSEDGSRAPQSKLDTRKRSCEPFVPVLSKHGTNVLQWPSEMLIYTSTDPSISYSCNPLYFDFKLSKASDNQEKPKHQPSIPHLQLTTESNHSSVSDFTNKPTSECGDHETEVDKNVCDYTIPLISDVSHIWNCDLAKIQNKVSLGESFRIRKLEKYHISRNHLRQSTVIDEKYNKVRIKESHEKWLHRSRKRKRRRKLCHCHHHHPSGEATFVEMEISSVTEKEISHRDENKYLHLQNNPEKCRYDAGNIWLAMDEVQQSHQKAGLDNGHKRSTSTSDHIHGDRGSCDIWNAKTRDQRSGCRLLHRKRKASSRRQLKHLSQTSRRHNCMCSKMCCSWKVRRLVCSPEHKCLGPCSEAKSMSQNHSVKRGYNFLTDEPEKSHRKRRQHTYSCSSDESSYGQTFLEEGYVRQTSTSGMHHKEKCKHRRRKTRIKHVCIDRNTRSETSRPSKESSANSTLNVLEEFLTRDNMEETNVDPKADHAKVTDETMQLEENKSALQMYSSHLLEKDKLTDCVAPESTPGASSEAVTHSAASAAECGAPASANTQDILEDEKKNENVNSHENQAHYKAPPATRPLEQAPPKSYVCHYELAESLPCEKINEVTNEWVQCNSGIFDSPPPLPFKEAHINSHTFLTTEQLIAPFTLPDQTLIFPPDNQEKFKDLPSEAYQQLMQQNMLANKVKFTFPPPAIQPPSSPLQPLPLQPPLCSTSVTTIHHTVLQQHAAAAAAASTFKVLQPHQQFLSQVPALSRAPLPHLPVGPRLCPGGHAAFVAPPHLPLVPPSVLHPTQLAFSPLPHAVFPSLLSPHPAVLPLQPLF comes from the exons AGACTCAAGGAACTGAAGCAGAGGGAATTTGCTCGAAATGTAGCATCGAAGTcaagaaaagatgaaaggaaacaggaaaaagccCTTCAACGTTTGCACAAGTTAGCTGAGCTAAGGAAAGAGACAGCGTG TGCTCCTGGAAGTGGCCCCATGTTCAAATCCACTACAGTGACTGTGCAAGATAATTCCAATGATATCCCACAAAATGCTGCCATAGATTCTGCCAACAAACAGGATTTCAGCTGTACATTAATAAACGATGTGCAGAACTGCAAAGATGCTACTTCAGTTATTTCTTCCACTCCTGAAAATGCGTGTAGTAATAAATCTGACACTAACAAATTTGGAGATCAAGTTCAAGGAGCTCAAGGGCAACGAGTTGGgttctcttttgcttttcctaagAAAGCAGCAGTCAAACTGGAGTCTTCAGCTGCCGTTTTCTATGAATATAATGATGAAACATCCACAGAACATGGATTTAGCAGAAGAAGTAGATTTATTCCAGGAGTCTGTAATCTTCAGTCTCCATCAGCGGCAGAAATAGTCCTGTGCCCCGAGGAGAAAAATAGCTGTTTCCACCCAGTGGTGGAAAAATGCACTGACACAGCAGAAGCTCCCAAAACTCAGGATTCAAAAGAGCTGGCTAGTGAAGAAAGTAGAGAGCTAGAGAGTCCTGTATTAATTCCTGCTGTTTCCCATTCAAAGCAACTAATGTCTTCTGACATGGATGGCCACAGTACTGATGGAAATACAGCAGATGTACCAGGTCAAACACTGTCCACAGTTGTGGACAGTACTCATAACAtacccctgggctgcagcagttGTGAACTGCTGGGAAATGGAACTATCACTCAGACTGTGGTGGAGGATTGTCTAACCCTTCAGAACATTGTAGAGGAAAATGGTAAAGATGGGAACAGTGAAGTCACagttgaaactgaaataaagaatcTGGAGGCAGATCCATTAGTTCCATCACATTCTGAAGATGGTAGTAGAGCCCCCCAAAGCAAACTGGACACGCGCAAGCGATCTTGTGAACCATTTGTTCCTGTTCTTAGCAAACATGGAACAAATGTTCTTCAGTGGCCatcagaaatgttaatttacaCAAGTACAGATCCGTCAATTTCTTATAGCTGTAATCCTTTATATTTTGACTTCAAGTTGTCAAAAGCGAGTGACAACCAAGAAAAGCCCAAGCATCAGCCAAGCATACCTCATTTACAACTCACAACTGAATCCAACCATAGCTCAGTCTCAGATTTTACAAATAAACCTACTTCAGAGTGTGGTGATCATGAAACGGAAGTGGATAAAAATGTGTGTGACTACACAATACCCCTTATAAGTGATGTTTCCCACATCTGGAATTGTGATCTtgcaaaaattcaaaataaagtgTCCTTGGGTGAGTCATTCAGgattagaaaattagaaaagtaTCACATTTCAAGAAACCACTTAAGACAAAGCACTGTGATAGATGAGAAATATAACAAAGTTCGGATCAAAGAAAGTCATGAAAAATGGCTTCACAGAAGTAGAAAAcgaaaaaggagaagaaaattatgtcattgtcatcatcatcatccttCTGGGGAAGCAACATTTGTAGAAATGGAGATTTCCTCAgtgactgaaaaggaaattagtcacagagatgaaaataaatatctgcaCCTCCAAAATAACCCAGAGAAATGTAGATATGATGCAGGGAATATTTGGTTAGCTATGGATGAGGTACAGCAGTCACATCAAAAAGCTGGCCTTGACAATGGTCATAAAAGAAGCACGTCTACATCAGATCACATACATGGGGACAGAGGCTCGTGTGACATTTGGAATGCAAAAACTAGGGACCAACGCAGTGGTTGTAGACTACtgcacaggaagagaaaagcaagctCTCGGAGACAATTAAAGCATCTGTCTCAAACTTCTAGGAGGCACAACTGCATGTGCTCTAAAATGTGCTGTAGTTGGAAAGTCAGGAGACTGGTCTGTAGCCCAGAGCATAAATGTTTAGGTCCCTGCAGTGAGGCAAAGAGTATGAGTCAAAATCACTCCGTAAAGAGAGGTTACAACTTTCTGACAGATGAACCGGAAAAATCCCACAGGAAGCGGAGACAGCATACCTATTCCTGTTCTTCAGATGAAAGCTCGTACGGACAGACATTTTTAGAAGAAGGATATGTAAGGCAAACAAGCACTTCAGGTATgcatcacaaagaaaaatgtaaacacagaaggaggaaaactaGAATCAAACATGTATGCATTGACAGGAATACAAGAAGTGAGACCTCCAGGCCTTCTAAAGAAAGCTCTGCAAATTCCACATTAAATGTTTTGGAAGAATTCTTGACTCGAGACAACATGGAGGAAACTAATGTGGATCCCAAAGCTGATCATGCAAAAGTTACAGATGAAACAATGCAACTGGAGGAAAACAAGTCAGCCCTACAAATGTATAGTTCACATTTGTTGGAAAAAGACAAGCTGACAGATTGTGTGGCACCAGAGAGCACTCCAGGTGCATCTTCAGAAGCTGTCACacattctgctgcttctgctgctgagtGTGGTGCCCCCGCATCTGCAAACACACAGGACATTCTggaggatgaaaagaaaaacgAAAATGTAAACAGTCATGAAAATCAAGCTCATTATAAAGCTCCACCTGCCACTAGACCTTTGGAACAAGCTCCTCCTAAATCATATGTTTGCCATTATGAATTGGCCGAGTCTCTGCCATGTGAGAAGATAAATGAGGTGACCAATGAATGGGTACAGTGTAATTCTGGCATATTTGACAGCCCACCACCTTTGCCATTCAAAGAAGCACATATAAACAGTCACACCTTTTTAACTACCGAGCAGTTAATAGCCCCCTTCACCCTGCCTGACCAGACGTTGATATTCCCTCCAGATAACCAAGAAAAATTCAAAGACCTCCCATCCGAGGCGTATCAGCAGCTCATGCAGCAAAACATGCTGGCCAACAAAGTGAAGTTTACCTTTCCTCCCCCAGCCATTCAGCCCCCCAGCTCTCCATTGCAGCCCCTACCGTTGCAGCCACCGCTGTGTTCTACCTCCGTTACCACCATCCATCAcactgtcctgcagcagcacgcagccgctgccgccgccgccagtACGTTTAAGGtcctccagccccaccagcagTTCCTCTCGCAGGTCCCGGCTCTGTCCAGAGCGCCTTTACCTCATCTGCCGGTAGGACCTAGGCTTTGTCCAGGAGGCCACGCGGCTTTTGTCGCTCCACCGCATTTGCCGCTGGTGCCGCCCTCGGTCCTGCACCCGACCCAGCTGGCGTTCTCACCGCTGCCACATGCCGTGttcccctccctgctgtccccgcATCCGGCTGTCCTTCCGCTGCAGCCCCTCTTCTAG